A stretch of the Brachyspira hampsonii genome encodes the following:
- a CDS encoding glycerol dehydratase reactivase beta/small subunit family protein, translating to MADMDIPSIIIYSLGNTDSKLMDQILYGVEEEGIPYIFEKKDIGEYRDVKEASYKAAVASQLSVGVAADNEYIAVHYANLDENTPLFFYPVKSMNMQNMRSVGANSARLVKGIYFILND from the coding sequence ATGGCTGATATGGATATACCATCTATTATTATATATAGTTTAGGAAATACAGATTCAAAATTAATGGATCAGATTTTGTATGGAGTAGAAGAGGAGGGAATTCCTTATATATTTGAAAAAAAAGATATTGGTGAGTATAGAGATGTAAAAGAAGCATCTTATAAAGCTGCTGTTGCTTCTCAGTTATCCGTTGGGGTAGCTGCTGACAATGAGTATATAGCGGTGCATTATGCTAATTTAGATGAGAATACTCCTTTATTTTTCTATCCTGTTAAGTCAATGAATATGCAGAATATGAGAAGTGTTGGAGCTAATTCGGCTAGACTCGTTAAGGGAATTTATTTCATACTTAATGATTGA
- a CDS encoding GlcG/HbpS family heme-binding protein, producing MELGLNDAFSMALEALKKAGSIHVDVCISIVNSHGEEIFFCKMDNALKISEKLAFKKAYSSISLKVPTSEIKKLIDESLCGLDTAMSGEIVMFGGGIPIFKDGKLLGAIGVSGGAVEEDILIAKSALEVFNK from the coding sequence ATGGAACTTGGTTTAAATGATGCTTTTAGTATGGCTTTAGAGGCATTGAAGAAGGCAGGAAGCATACATGTTGATGTTTGCATTTCCATTGTTAATAGCCATGGAGAAGAGATTTTCTTTTGTAAAATGGATAATGCTCTTAAAATAAGTGAGAAATTGGCTTTTAAAAAGGCTTACAGCAGTATATCATTGAAAGTTCCTACTTCTGAAATAAAGAAACTTATTGATGAGAGTTTATGCGGACTTGATACTGCTATGTCTGGTGAGATTGTGATGTTCGGCGGAGGAATTCCTATATTTAAAGATGGTAAATTATTAGGAGCTATTGGAGTAAGCGGAGGCGCTGTAGAAGAAGATATTCTTATAGCTAAATCTGCTTTAGAGGTATTTAATAAATAA
- a CDS encoding ABC transporter ATP-binding protein: MNDVGKINKMVEVKNLSLSYSNKKKVLSNIYFDVNSNESLCIIGPNGCGKSTLLKSLCKIIDFDEGEILINNKNIKKIDAYKTIAMMSQMSVIYFGYTAYDTIMMGRYSSYKDKLLSVPSKEDKEFVIYYMEKLKIMHLKDKLITELSGGELQRIFLARTLVQDPSIILMDEPTNHLDLNSQIELIYNLKEWVKNGNRCIIAVLHDINAALNFADKLLILKNGSSMYFGNIDNFDIRLLNDVYDINVIEYMTNSLKRW, encoded by the coding sequence ATGAATGATGTAGGTAAAATAAATAAAATGGTTGAAGTTAAAAATTTATCTTTAAGCTATTCAAATAAGAAAAAAGTTTTGAGTAATATATATTTTGATGTCAATTCAAATGAAAGTTTATGTATTATAGGACCTAATGGATGCGGAAAAAGCACTTTGTTAAAATCTCTATGTAAGATAATAGATTTTGATGAGGGGGAAATACTTATTAATAATAAAAATATAAAAAAAATAGATGCTTACAAAACTATAGCAATGATGAGTCAGATGTCTGTTATATATTTCGGATATACCGCTTATGATACTATAATGATGGGAAGATATTCAAGCTATAAGGATAAACTTTTATCAGTACCAAGTAAAGAGGATAAAGAGTTTGTAATTTATTATATGGAAAAATTAAAAATAATGCATTTGAAAGATAAATTGATAACAGAGCTTTCAGGCGGTGAATTACAGAGAATATTTTTAGCTAGAACTTTAGTTCAAGATCCAAGTATAATACTTATGGACGAACCTACTAATCATTTAGATTTAAATAGCCAAATAGAATTAATTTATAATCTGAAAGAGTGGGTAAAAAATGGAAATAGATGTATTATAGCGGTTCTTCATGATATAAATGCTGCTTTGAATTTCGCAGATAAATTATTAATTTTAAAAAACGGAAGTTCTATGTATTTCGGAAATATAGATAATTTTGATATTAGATTATTAAATGATGTTTATGATATAAATGTAATTGAATATATGACTAATTCTTTAAAAAGATGGTGA
- the pduB gene encoding propanediol utilization microcompartment protein PduB, translated as MSKAIEFVGTAMGDTIGLVIANVDKSILEKMNFETKYRSIGIIGGRTGAGPHIMAADEAVKATNTEIVSIQLARDTKGGAGHGNLIIFGSDDVSDSRRAVEVALKDLDRTFGDVYGNEAGHIELQYTARASYACNKAFGAPIGKAFGICVGAPAAIGVVMADTAVKSANVEVVGYASPANGTSFSNEVILQICGDSGAVRQAVIAAREIGCELLGTLGSTPKNDRPSYII; from the coding sequence ATGAGTAAAGCAATAGAGTTTGTAGGCACTGCTATGGGAGATACTATAGGGCTTGTTATTGCTAATGTGGATAAAAGTATTTTGGAGAAAATGAATTTTGAAACAAAATACCGTTCTATTGGTATTATAGGCGGCAGAACAGGAGCTGGTCCTCATATAATGGCTGCTGACGAGGCTGTGAAAGCTACAAACACAGAAATTGTTTCTATACAATTAGCTCGCGATACTAAAGGCGGTGCAGGTCATGGTAACTTAATTATATTCGGCTCAGATGATGTTTCAGATTCAAGACGAGCAGTTGAGGTTGCATTAAAAGATTTAGACAGAACTTTCGGAGATGTTTATGGAAATGAGGCTGGACATATAGAACTTCAGTACACTGCAAGAGCTAGTTATGCCTGCAACAAAGCATTTGGTGCCCCAATAGGCAAGGCTTTCGGAATTTGTGTTGGTGCTCCTGCTGCTATAGGTGTAGTTATGGCAGATACTGCTGTTAAATCTGCTAATGTAGAAGTTGTTGGATATGCTTCTCCAGCAAACGGCACTAGTTTTTCAAATGAGGTTATATTACAAATATGCGGTGATTCAGGAGCTGTTAGACAGGCTGTAATAGCTGCTAGAGAAATAGGCTGCGAATTATTAGGTACTTTAGGTTCTACACCTAAAAATGACAGACCGTCATATATAATTTAA
- a CDS encoding diol dehydratase reactivase subunit alpha translates to MKYIAGIDIGNSTTEIAVAKISDNNDVEFISSDLVFTTGIKGTFSNKHGIFGVLKKSLDKVNLKVEDISLIRINEATPVIGDVAMETITETIVTESTMIGHNPKTPGGSGIGIGKSVLYDDISNINKGENVIIVIPSSVDFKDAANSVNNAVSKGINVNGLILQKDDGVLVQNRINKNIPIVDEVLLIDKVPIGMLCALEVALPGKVIETLSNPYGIATVFNLSPEETQSVVPIARALIGNRSAVVIKTPEGNVKERRIPAGKLKIIDVKKSLEVDIEAGAEKIMSTINKAADIEDIIGEPGTNIGGMIEKVRQTMAKLTNKNKDDIKIRDLLAVDTFVPRSVKGGLANEFSMESAVGIASMVKSDRLQMEIIANELKKDLNINVEIGGVEADMAILGALTTPGSSAPLAIIDMGAGSTDASLIDKDGKIRYTHLAGAGNMVTLLINSELGLDDLEMAERIKKYPLAKVESVFHIRHEDGTVQFFKETLDPKLFARVVVVEENNFVPIDSDIPLEKIRIVRRTAKEKVFVFNSIRALETVSSTGNIRDIPFVVLVGGSSLDFEIPQMVMDALSHYKIVAGRGNIRGKEGPRNAVATGLILDYVRAMRNG, encoded by the coding sequence ATGAAATATATTGCAGGAATAGACATAGGCAATTCTACTACTGAAATTGCAGTTGCTAAGATTAGTGATAATAATGATGTAGAATTTATCTCTAGCGATTTAGTATTTACTACAGGTATAAAAGGTACTTTTTCCAATAAGCATGGTATTTTTGGAGTTTTGAAAAAGAGCTTGGATAAAGTTAATCTTAAAGTAGAAGATATATCTTTAATAAGAATAAATGAGGCTACACCTGTAATAGGAGATGTTGCAATGGAAACTATAACTGAAACCATTGTAACAGAATCTACTATGATAGGACATAATCCGAAGACGCCGGGCGGTTCTGGAATAGGTATAGGAAAAAGTGTACTCTATGATGATATTTCAAATATAAATAAAGGTGAAAATGTAATAATAGTTATTCCTAGTAGCGTAGATTTCAAAGATGCAGCCAATTCTGTTAATAATGCTGTATCGAAAGGTATAAATGTTAATGGGCTTATTTTACAAAAAGATGATGGTGTTCTTGTACAAAATAGGATTAATAAGAATATTCCTATAGTTGATGAAGTGCTTCTTATAGATAAAGTTCCTATAGGCATGCTTTGTGCACTTGAGGTAGCTTTGCCGGGTAAAGTAATTGAAACATTATCAAATCCTTATGGTATAGCAACAGTATTTAATTTATCTCCTGAGGAAACTCAGTCAGTTGTACCTATAGCCAGAGCTTTAATAGGAAATCGTTCGGCTGTTGTAATAAAAACTCCTGAAGGAAATGTTAAAGAGAGAAGAATACCTGCCGGCAAGTTAAAGATAATTGATGTCAAAAAAAGTTTAGAAGTAGATATAGAGGCTGGTGCTGAAAAAATAATGTCTACTATAAATAAAGCTGCAGATATAGAAGATATTATTGGTGAGCCGGGTACTAATATAGGCGGTATGATAGAAAAAGTTAGGCAGACTATGGCAAAACTTACGAATAAAAATAAAGATGATATTAAAATTCGTGATTTATTAGCTGTAGATACTTTTGTACCTAGAAGTGTAAAGGGAGGACTTGCTAATGAATTTTCTATGGAAAGTGCTGTAGGTATAGCCAGCATGGTAAAATCAGATAGGCTTCAAATGGAAATAATTGCAAATGAGCTTAAAAAAGATTTGAATATCAATGTTGAAATAGGCGGAGTTGAAGCTGATATGGCAATACTTGGTGCTTTAACTACTCCGGGTTCTTCTGCACCATTGGCTATTATAGATATGGGAGCAGGAAGTACAGATGCTTCTTTAATAGATAAAGACGGTAAAATAAGATATACGCATTTAGCAGGTGCCGGAAATATGGTTACGCTTTTAATTAATTCGGAATTAGGATTAGATGATCTTGAAATGGCTGAGAGAATAAAAAAATATCCTTTGGCAAAAGTTGAAAGTGTATTTCATATAAGACATGAAGATGGTACTGTGCAGTTTTTTAAAGAGACTTTAGATCCTAAATTGTTTGCTAGAGTTGTAGTAGTAGAAGAGAATAATTTTGTTCCTATAGATTCTGATATACCATTAGAAAAAATAAGAATTGTAAGAAGAACAGCAAAAGAAAAAGTATTTGTATTTAACTCTATAAGGGCATTAGAAACAGTAAGTTCTACAGGTAATATAAGGGATATACCTTTTGTAGTATTAGTTGGAGGTTCATCATTAGATTTTGAAATACCTCAAATGGTTATGGATGCTTTATCTCATTATAAGATAGTTGCAGGAAGAGGTAATATAAGAGGTAAAGAGGGACCTAGAAATGCAGTTGCTACAGGTCTTATATTAGATTATGTTAGAGCAATGAGGAATGGCTGA
- a CDS encoding aldehyde dehydrogenase family protein, translated as MDEKLIESIVREVAKNINILESNNNTNTLGIFDTMKEAIEYASIAQKKFLCSTLSERKKITDSIRNKLRPLIKEMSVMAVEESKMGRVEDKINKNTLAIERCTGVEDLHTGALTGDDGLSLLEFSPFGVIGAITPVTNPTETIICNSINMLAAGNSVVFSPHPSAVKVSNWLVGKINEAIIEAGGERNLVVTISKASVEEVDYMMEHPKINALCITGGMPIVIKGLKSGKKTIGAGAGNPPVIVDETADIEQAAADIVAGASLDNNMPCIAEKEVLAVDSIFDYLMFNMEKNNAFKISKKEDMMKLEKALINPDGTVNKKFVGKDAKYILDTLGIECSYDPRLIIMETHKEHPFAVEELMMPVLPLIRCKDFDEALELAVKLENGCRHTAAMHSKHIDRLTIAPRRLQTTIFVKNAPSYAGIGLGGEGYTSFTLASSTGDGITSTITFTRKRRCVLKNGLFVR; from the coding sequence ATGGATGAGAAATTGATTGAATCTATAGTAAGAGAAGTTGCTAAGAATATTAACATATTGGAATCCAATAATAATACAAATACACTTGGTATATTTGATACTATGAAAGAAGCTATTGAATATGCAAGTATAGCACAAAAAAAGTTTTTATGTTCTACTTTGTCAGAAAGAAAAAAAATAACTGATTCTATAAGAAATAAATTAAGACCTCTAATTAAAGAGATGTCAGTTATGGCTGTAGAAGAAAGTAAAATGGGAAGAGTTGAGGATAAAATAAATAAAAATACATTGGCTATAGAAAGATGCACTGGTGTTGAAGATTTACATACAGGTGCTTTAACAGGAGATGATGGATTAAGTTTATTAGAATTTTCTCCATTTGGCGTAATTGGTGCTATAACTCCTGTTACAAATCCTACAGAAACAATAATATGCAATAGTATAAATATGCTTGCTGCCGGAAACAGTGTTGTTTTCAGTCCGCATCCTAGTGCTGTTAAAGTTTCTAATTGGCTTGTTGGTAAAATCAATGAGGCTATAATAGAGGCAGGCGGAGAAAGAAATTTAGTAGTTACAATTTCAAAAGCATCAGTTGAAGAAGTTGACTATATGATGGAGCACCCTAAAATAAATGCTTTATGTATTACAGGCGGTATGCCTATAGTTATTAAGGGATTAAAAAGCGGAAAGAAAACTATAGGGGCAGGTGCAGGAAATCCTCCTGTTATAGTTGATGAAACTGCAGATATAGAACAGGCTGCTGCTGATATAGTGGCTGGTGCTTCTTTAGATAATAATATGCCTTGTATAGCTGAAAAAGAGGTGTTGGCAGTTGATTCCATATTTGATTATTTGATGTTTAATATGGAAAAAAATAATGCTTTTAAGATTTCTAAAAAAGAAGATATGATGAAATTAGAAAAAGCTCTTATAAATCCTGATGGAACTGTAAATAAAAAATTTGTGGGTAAAGATGCCAAATATATATTGGATACTTTAGGTATAGAATGTTCTTATGATCCTAGGCTTATAATCATGGAAACTCATAAAGAACATCCTTTTGCAGTTGAAGAGCTTATGATGCCTGTGCTTCCTTTAATAAGATGTAAAGATTTTGATGAGGCTTTAGAGTTAGCTGTTAAATTAGAAAACGGATGCAGACATACCGCTGCTATGCATTCTAAACATATAGACAGATTAACTATAGCTCCTAGAAGATTGCAGACAACAATATTTGTTAAGAATGCTCCTTCTTATGCCGGTATAGGTTTAGGAGGTGAGGGATATACTAGCTTTACATTGGCTAGCAGTACAGGAGATGGTATTACTAGTACAATAACATTCACTAGAAAAAGAAGATGCGTATTAAAAAATGGATTATTTGTTAGATAA
- a CDS encoding propanediol/glycerol family dehydratase large subunit: MKSKRFEILRNRPVNQDGFVGEWPEVGLVAMDGPNDPKPSIKIVNGKIVELDGKKAEDFDFIDTFIANYSINIENAEKAMSIDSKKIALMLCDPNVQRSEIIPITTSITPAKISEVMSCMNVVEMMMALQKMRARKTPSNQCHVTNVKDNPIQIAADAAEAAVRGFDEEETTVGIVRYAPFNALGLLVGAQVGRPGILTQCSLEEATELLLGMRGLTCYAETISVYGTERVFTDGDDTPYSKAFLASSYASRGLKMRFTSGTGSEVQMGYAEGKSMLYLEARCVFITKGAGVQGLQNGSISCIGVPGGVPSGIRAVLAENLITECLDLEVASGNDQTFSHSDIRRTARMLMQFLPGTDFIFSGYSSTPNYDNMFAGSNFDAEDFDDMNVLQRDLKVDGGLRPVKEEEIIAVRNKAARAMQAIFADLGFPEITDEEVEAATYAHGSKDMPDRNVVEDLKAAQSILTNGITGLDVVKALYRKGFEDVAQSVLNMLKQRVAGDYLHTSAIIDRNGYVISAVNDVNDYQGPGTGYQINKERWEEIKNIPNAISPDSI, from the coding sequence ATGAAATCTAAAAGATTTGAAATATTAAGAAACAGACCAGTAAATCAGGACGGATTTGTTGGTGAATGGCCTGAGGTAGGTCTTGTAGCTATGGACGGACCTAATGATCCTAAACCTAGCATTAAAATAGTAAATGGTAAAATAGTTGAGCTTGATGGTAAAAAGGCAGAAGATTTTGATTTTATAGATACATTTATCGCTAATTATTCTATAAATATTGAAAATGCTGAAAAAGCTATGAGTATTGACTCAAAAAAAATAGCTCTTATGCTATGCGATCCTAATGTACAAAGAAGTGAAATAATTCCAATAACAACATCTATAACCCCTGCTAAAATATCAGAAGTTATGAGCTGTATGAATGTCGTTGAAATGATGATGGCTTTGCAGAAAATGAGAGCAAGAAAAACTCCTTCCAATCAATGCCATGTAACTAATGTAAAAGATAATCCAATACAAATAGCAGCAGATGCGGCAGAAGCAGCTGTTAGAGGTTTTGATGAAGAAGAAACTACAGTAGGTATAGTTCGTTATGCTCCTTTTAATGCTTTAGGCTTATTGGTAGGTGCTCAGGTTGGAAGACCGGGTATACTTACTCAATGTTCATTAGAAGAGGCTACTGAATTGTTATTAGGTATGAGAGGATTAACCTGTTATGCAGAAACAATATCGGTATACGGAACAGAAAGAGTATTTACAGACGGAGATGATACTCCATATTCTAAAGCTTTCTTAGCATCATCTTATGCTTCACGCGGTTTGAAAATGCGTTTTACTTCTGGTACAGGAAGTGAAGTACAAATGGGATATGCTGAAGGTAAATCTATGCTTTATTTGGAAGCTAGATGTGTATTCATCACTAAAGGTGCCGGAGTACAAGGCTTGCAAAATGGTTCTATAAGCTGTATAGGTGTTCCGGGCGGAGTTCCTAGCGGCATCAGAGCAGTTTTGGCTGAAAACCTTATTACAGAATGTTTGGATTTGGAAGTTGCTTCTGGTAATGACCAAACTTTCTCTCACTCAGATATAAGAAGAACAGCAAGAATGTTAATGCAGTTCCTTCCTGGTACTGACTTTATATTCTCTGGTTATAGTTCTACTCCTAACTATGACAATATGTTTGCAGGTTCTAACTTTGATGCTGAAGACTTTGATGATATGAATGTATTACAAAGAGACTTGAAAGTTGATGGCGGATTAAGACCTGTAAAAGAAGAAGAAATAATAGCTGTTAGAAATAAAGCTGCAAGAGCTATGCAGGCTATATTTGCTGATTTGGGATTTCCAGAAATCACAGATGAAGAAGTAGAAGCTGCAACTTATGCACATGGCAGTAAAGATATGCCGGACAGAAATGTCGTAGAAGATTTGAAAGCAGCACAAAGCATACTTACTAATGGAATAACAGGTTTAGATGTTGTTAAAGCTTTATATAGAAAAGGCTTTGAAGATGTTGCTCAAAGTGTTTTAAATATGCTTAAACAACGCGTTGCTGGAGACTATTTGCATACTTCTGCTATCATTGATAGAAACGGTTATGTTATTAGTGCTGTTAATGATGTTAATGATTATCAGGGTCCTGGTACAGGTTATCAAATAAACAAAGAGCGTTGGGAAGAGATTAAAAATATTCCTAATGCTATTAGCCCAGATTCTATTTAA
- a CDS encoding propanediol/glycerol family dehydratase medium subunit has product MNIDEKTLKLIVSEVIKNINSQNNNTSSSTSVSSNPNPNVSTNHQDPPPLNFKELGKAEVGKNKSEVVIGLAPSFGLHQTETIVHIPHSQVLRELIAGIEEEGLKARILRFLHTSDVSFIANAAAKYSGSGIGIGIQSKGTTVIHQKDLLPLSNVELFPQAPLLDLPTFRAIGKNAAKYAKGESPTPVPVRNDQMARPKYQAIAALLHIKETEHVVDNADPIELSISL; this is encoded by the coding sequence ATGAATATAGATGAAAAAACTCTAAAATTGATAGTTAGCGAAGTTATAAAAAATATTAATAGTCAAAATAATAATACAAGCAGCAGTACTTCTGTAAGTTCCAATCCGAATCCTAATGTAAGTACTAATCATCAGGATCCTCCTCCTCTTAATTTCAAAGAGCTTGGAAAAGCTGAAGTTGGTAAAAATAAATCTGAAGTAGTAATAGGTTTAGCTCCTTCTTTCGGACTTCATCAAACCGAAACTATAGTTCATATACCGCATTCTCAAGTATTAAGAGAATTAATCGCTGGTATAGAAGAAGAAGGATTAAAGGCACGCATATTGCGTTTCTTACATACATCAGATGTTTCATTTATAGCCAATGCAGCTGCCAAATACAGCGGTTCTGGAATAGGTATAGGAATACAGTCTAAAGGTACTACAGTTATACACCAAAAAGATTTGCTTCCTTTAAGTAATGTTGAATTATTTCCTCAGGCACCTCTTTTGGATTTGCCTACTTTCAGAGCTATAGGTAAAAATGCTGCTAAATATGCTAAAGGAGAATCTCCAACTCCTGTTCCTGTTCGTAATGATCAGATGGCTCGTCCTAAATATCAGGCAATTGCGGCTTTGCTTCATATAAAAGAAACTGAACATGTTGTAGACAATGCTGATCCTATAGAACTATCAATTTCATTATAA
- a CDS encoding diol dehydratase small subunit, whose translation MDEQLLEKMIKEIVSNISNTSNSKNISNSSVEVSAKDYPLGYNRKDLIKTSTGKSLDDITLDAVMNDRVGPNDVRITAETLEYQAKIAESVGRKIFAMNLRRAAELTRISDDRILEIYNALRPFRSTKAELIAIADELENKYSATISASLVREAAEVYEKRDRLRRK comes from the coding sequence ATGGATGAACAACTTTTAGAAAAAATGATAAAAGAAATAGTTAGCAATATTAGTAATACAAGCAATTCAAAAAATATTTCTAATAGCAGTGTTGAGGTTAGTGCCAAAGATTATCCTTTAGGTTATAATAGAAAAGATTTAATAAAAACTTCTACAGGAAAAAGTTTAGATGATATTACATTAGATGCTGTAATGAATGACAGAGTAGGACCTAATGATGTTCGTATTACCGCTGAAACTTTGGAATATCAGGCAAAAATAGCAGAGTCTGTAGGAAGAAAAATATTTGCTATGAATTTGAGAAGAGCTGCTGAATTGACAAGAATAAGCGATGACAGAATATTAGAGATATATAATGCTTTAAGACCTTTCAGATCAACTAAAGCAGAATTAATTGCTATAGCTGATGAACTTGAAAATAAGTATTCAGCTACAATATCTGCTTCTTTGGTTAGAGAGGCTGCTGAGGTTTATGAGAAGAGAGATCGTTTAAGAAGAAAATAA
- a CDS encoding BMC domain-containing protein, which produces MEYALGMIETHGHTAAIEALDAANKSSNIILPSMMHVGSGRIAVSFFGDVSAVKVAVDAGVAAAEKVGKVLGSNVIARLDKQVLNTLFSYASSDNNTVEDGNKEIKENEEKNTEENKQLESNTEIINENADISSSNANAENASFFDEDINKKTDSETASNESVSKKKTRKKKKNDNQ; this is translated from the coding sequence ATGGAATATGCTTTAGGTATGATAGAAACTCATGGTCATACTGCTGCTATTGAGGCTTTAGATGCAGCAAATAAGTCGAGCAATATAATTCTGCCTTCTATGATGCATGTTGGAAGCGGAAGAATTGCGGTATCATTTTTTGGAGATGTTTCTGCTGTTAAAGTTGCTGTCGATGCTGGAGTTGCTGCTGCTGAGAAAGTTGGTAAAGTTTTGGGCAGTAATGTTATAGCCAGATTGGATAAACAGGTTCTTAATACTCTTTTTTCGTATGCATCTTCTGATAATAATACGGTTGAAGATGGCAATAAAGAAATAAAAGAGAATGAAGAAAAAAATACTGAAGAAAATAAGCAATTAGAAAGCAATACAGAAATAATTAATGAAAATGCAGACATAAGTTCATCAAATGCCAATGCCGAAAATGCATCGTTTTTTGATGAAGATATTAATAAAAAAACAGATAGTGAAACGGCTTCTAATGAATCTGTTTCAAAGAAAAAGACAAGAAAAAAGAAAAAGAATGATAATCAATAA